DNA from Pseudomonas putida:
GATCGGCGGTTTCGCTCAGGGGAAGCCCGACCACGGCTGAATAACTGCCGACAAGCCCAGTGACGAAGATCGCGCCAAGGCCCTGGATGGCATAGCCACCGGCCTTGTCCTGCGGCTCGCCGCTGGCCCAGTAGCGCTCGGCCTCGCTTGCGCTGATCGCTCTGAAACGCACGGTGCTCGCGACGCAGGCACTCAGGCAACGCCGGCCGTCGCTCAAGGCGACGGCAGTGAGCACCTGGTGTTCGCGATCGGAAAGTTCGGCCAGCATGGCCAAGGCATGTTCACGGTTTTCGGGCTTGCCGAGGATGCGCCCCTCGAGCACTACGGCGGTGTCGGCGCCCAGCACCACCCCTGGGCCTTGGACCTGAGCAAG
Protein-coding regions in this window:
- a CDS encoding Maf family protein; translated protein: MTPLYLASGSPRRRELLAQIGVPFTQVAAPIDETPLPGEGAADYVERLARAKAAAGLAQVQGPGVVLGADTAVVLEGRILGKPENREHALAMLAELSDREHQVLTAVALSDGRRCLSACVASTVRFRAISASEAERYWASGEPQDKAGGYAIQGLGAIFVTGLVGSYSAVVGLPLSETADLLGQFGIACWQQHEVPAPR